A DNA window from Parabacteroides johnsonii DSM 18315 contains the following coding sequences:
- a CDS encoding 6-bladed beta-propeller: MNKWILLLCGVLAGCQHSHKQKTGDAVCQTINIAPVFDREPTEIKLDEWAENVRFIPLETTDSVLLTGYIPQIVYHQDKLVVFNNDKIYLFNPEGKFIRIIGTKGEGPEEYLSAGNPKITPEGIRIDDSSKWLKTYGWDGKWKQTTTVPSHKNIREVLSLPDGRNIGYVQNISGKEPIRMYLFRDSAVLDSIAYTRNFEPGEITIVFYNECKVFSTPTDNYVKEMFNDTIFLITKENTLIPRWVVDAGKYKLEEGGRYRLQDPRNNLFKEKNAAQINVVGNSKDKLYLTANLNGNSYLISYDDKEGKVESVKLPYPGHDFDFKEGNTFVPRFTSEDDRYLIGYEVQENDENPVIILAER, translated from the coding sequence ATGAACAAATGGATACTGCTACTATGCGGAGTATTGGCTGGTTGCCAGCACTCTCATAAACAAAAGACAGGCGATGCGGTCTGCCAAACAATCAATATAGCCCCCGTTTTCGATAGAGAGCCGACCGAAATAAAACTGGACGAATGGGCGGAAAACGTACGTTTCATCCCGTTGGAAACAACAGACTCCGTATTATTGACCGGATACATTCCGCAGATTGTCTATCACCAAGACAAGCTGGTTGTCTTCAACAACGATAAAATATACCTGTTCAATCCAGAAGGAAAATTTATCCGGATAATCGGTACTAAAGGTGAAGGACCGGAAGAATACCTATCCGCCGGCAATCCGAAGATAACCCCGGAAGGCATCCGTATCGACGACAGCAGCAAATGGCTCAAAACATACGGTTGGGACGGCAAATGGAAACAGACAACAACCGTCCCTTCCCATAAAAATATCAGAGAAGTGCTTTCCCTACCCGACGGGCGCAATATCGGATACGTCCAGAATATCTCAGGCAAAGAGCCGATACGGATGTACTTGTTCCGCGACTCGGCCGTACTGGACTCGATCGCATACACCCGGAACTTCGAGCCGGGAGAAATCACGATAGTGTTCTACAACGAATGCAAGGTTTTCTCCACCCCGACCGACAACTATGTGAAGGAAATGTTCAACGACACGATTTTCCTGATCACAAAAGAGAACACGCTTATCCCACGCTGGGTAGTAGATGCAGGAAAATACAAGTTGGAAGAGGGTGGACGCTACCGGTTACAAGACCCGCGTAACAACCTGTTCAAGGAAAAAAATGCGGCACAGATCAATGTCGTAGGAAACAGCAAAGACAAATTGTATCTGACAGCCAACCTAAATGGCAACTCCTATCTGATCAGCTACGATGATAAAGAGGGAAAAGTGGAAAGCGTCAAGTTACCTTATCCCGGACATGATTTCGATTTTAAAGAAGGGAACACGTTCGTCCCCCGTTTTACATCCGAAGACGATCGTTATCTGATAGGCTATGAAGTACAAGAGAACGATGAGAATCCGGTCATTATCCTGGCTGAACGTTAA
- a CDS encoding AMP-binding protein yields MIQENFIKIYEGSFKKNWELPALTDYSKGTTFSFADVAKEIARIHILFEECQIRRGDKIALIGKDSARWCIVYMAAVTYGAIIVPILQDFSPNDVHHIINHSESVFLFVSDRIWDTLEEEMIEDVRGVFSLSDFRCLHQRDGESIQKLLKGMDEKMAEKYPNGFGKDDIKYAELDNDKVVLLNYTSGTTGFSKGVMLTGNNLAGNVMYGIELGVLYRGERELCFLPLAHAYSCAFNFLVPMAVGAHVYLLGKVPSPKILLKAFEEVKPNLILTVPLILEKIYKKMILPQLSKTTMKVALNIPLLDSRIYAQIRKKLVDAFGGRFREVIVGGAAMNEEVTNFLYKIKFPFTIGYGMTECGPLISYDHNDEYVPGSCGQILKGIMKVRIDSEDPYNKVGEIQVSGENVMKGYYKNEEATSKVFTEDGWLRTGDLGTIDADNRIYIRGRSKTMILGASGQNIYPEEIESKLNNLPFVMESIIIEKNGKLVGLVYPDYDTVDSTGVSHEDLPIIMEQNRIELNKLLAPYEAVSALQLYPTEFEKTPKKSIKRYLYSNY; encoded by the coding sequence ATGATACAAGAGAATTTTATCAAAATATATGAGGGAAGTTTCAAGAAAAACTGGGAACTGCCTGCCCTGACGGATTACAGCAAAGGGACGACTTTTTCTTTCGCCGACGTGGCTAAGGAGATTGCCCGTATCCACATCCTATTTGAAGAATGCCAGATACGGCGGGGGGATAAGATTGCTCTGATCGGAAAAGATAGTGCTCGCTGGTGTATTGTTTACATGGCTGCTGTGACGTACGGGGCAATTATAGTACCTATTTTGCAGGACTTCAGTCCGAACGATGTACACCATATTATCAATCACTCTGAATCGGTTTTCCTTTTTGTCAGCGACCGTATTTGGGATACGTTGGAAGAAGAGATGATCGAGGACGTGCGTGGTGTTTTTTCGCTGTCCGATTTCCGCTGCCTGCATCAGCGCGATGGTGAAAGCATTCAGAAGCTCTTGAAAGGGATGGATGAGAAGATGGCGGAGAAGTATCCGAACGGTTTCGGCAAGGACGATATCAAATATGCGGAACTGGATAACGACAAAGTGGTCTTGTTGAACTATACTTCCGGCACGACTGGATTCAGCAAAGGTGTCATGCTTACAGGAAACAACCTGGCGGGCAATGTGATGTACGGCATCGAGCTTGGCGTGTTGTACAGAGGGGAACGCGAACTCTGTTTCTTGCCGTTGGCGCATGCCTATAGTTGCGCGTTCAATTTCTTGGTACCGATGGCTGTCGGGGCGCATGTCTACCTGTTGGGTAAAGTGCCCTCTCCCAAAATTTTGTTGAAAGCCTTCGAAGAAGTGAAACCAAATTTGATCCTGACGGTTCCGTTGATCTTGGAGAAGATTTACAAGAAGATGATCCTGCCGCAACTTAGCAAGACGACGATGAAGGTGGCATTGAATATCCCGTTGCTGGACTCCCGTATCTATGCACAGATCCGAAAGAAGCTGGTCGATGCTTTCGGAGGACGTTTTCGTGAAGTGATCGTGGGAGGGGCTGCCATGAATGAAGAGGTAACGAACTTCCTTTATAAGATCAAATTTCCGTTCACGATCGGTTACGGTATGACGGAATGTGGACCACTGATCAGCTATGACCATAATGACGAGTATGTACCCGGATCATGCGGCCAGATATTGAAGGGTATCATGAAGGTGCGTATCGACTCGGAAGACCCCTATAATAAGGTTGGGGAAATTCAAGTAAGCGGTGAAAATGTGATGAAAGGCTATTATAAGAACGAGGAAGCGACTTCCAAAGTCTTTACGGAGGACGGTTGGCTGCGTACAGGTGATCTGGGGACAATTGATGCTGACAACCGTATCTATATCCGTGGTCGCAGCAAGACGATGATCTTGGGAGCTAGCGGACAGAATATTTATCCGGAAGAGATCGAATCGAAACTGAACAATCTGCCGTTCGTAATGGAAAGCATCATAATCGAAAAGAATGGTAAGCTGGTGGGACTTGTTTATCCGGATTATGATACGGTGGACAGCACAGGAGTTTCGCACGAAGACCTTCCGATCATCATGGAGCAGAACCGGATCGAACTTAACAAACTTTTAGCTCCTTACGAAGCTGTATCCGCCCTGCAATTGTATCCGACAGAATTCGAAAAGACGCCTAAGAAAAGTATTAAGCGATATTTGTATAGCAACTATTGA
- a CDS encoding outer membrane beta-barrel family protein: MKRTLLLLPAIASLSLFAFSQTPVDKTVSLQSIEIQGKHFGGLTGGEVKRLRVDRNLSGLTGTAADVFRLLPSVVTDIEGGIVFRGSCNPGLLINGVPYGLMEEYSGDMLIQLPALFFGRVSMTATPSVELIPDGDAGILNLSPAVYTAGDSPLTLTLGAGFQERYNAGAILNLHPGKFHIVGKYNYRREFRKRTFSKSTTNKAGTTVMNNNASARPDVHLADLSIGYDLTANDLLTVYGLYSLMDYSRYGKIHNSKLVDGNLQPVMFRHRYNDQCQEAYAAEARWNHTFDTPQDRLSVVFNYNNFGYDEDNEYKNEKPETGKIIAEDNYYVNQNKNNYYLSAVYGKLLADDWRLRVGYIGRFKDESYHAFGNKLAAGEWQSDLQKGNEYNFNRRTNLLLAALEKRWSSFYAEVGVQGELNWQKIDTRYQTDDVLEKIPMVKSTSRFHLFPRLKFGYQTDKVGELAFSYVQRVIRPYGSYLNVFTDRSDATHIWRGNPDLKDEMIHSIELSYSYATSVFRLSPSFYYRNKRNRIMDKVENAGASGTIWTKENIGHSQTFGFELSGTWQPVRILSIGLSGDIYRDEIDGRTIGYDEKKSMVCGDIKGSVNISITPTTELQLDGFYISDQLTPQGKIEHRSSVNAGISQYFMNRKLRANLSINNILGGLEETTIVDTKDLQMTQIRNRDAQVTWVTLTYNL, encoded by the coding sequence ATGAAACGAACGCTATTACTTCTTCCGGCTATTGCCAGTCTGAGTCTGTTTGCTTTTTCACAGACTCCTGTAGATAAAACTGTCTCGTTGCAAAGTATCGAAATTCAGGGAAAGCACTTTGGCGGTCTGACTGGCGGAGAAGTGAAACGCCTGCGAGTGGACCGTAATCTGAGTGGCCTAACTGGGACGGCAGCTGATGTATTTCGTCTGCTGCCTTCCGTTGTGACGGATATCGAGGGAGGAATTGTTTTTCGTGGTTCCTGCAATCCTGGCCTGTTGATAAACGGAGTGCCCTATGGGCTGATGGAAGAATATAGCGGGGATATGCTGATTCAGCTTCCAGCGTTGTTTTTTGGCAGGGTATCGATGACGGCAACTCCTTCTGTCGAACTGATTCCGGATGGGGATGCGGGAATCCTGAACTTATCGCCCGCAGTTTATACGGCCGGTGATTCTCCGCTCACCCTGACCTTGGGAGCTGGATTTCAAGAACGCTATAATGCCGGTGCGATCCTGAATCTGCATCCGGGTAAGTTTCATATTGTCGGAAAGTACAATTATCGTCGCGAATTTCGTAAACGTACGTTCAGTAAATCGACGACGAATAAGGCTGGGACGACTGTCATGAACAATAATGCGTCCGCCAGGCCTGATGTGCATTTGGCTGATTTGAGTATTGGATACGACTTGACTGCTAATGATCTGCTTACAGTCTACGGTCTGTACAGTCTGATGGACTATAGCCGCTATGGGAAAATTCATAACAGTAAGTTGGTGGATGGAAATCTGCAACCGGTGATGTTCCGTCATCGTTATAATGATCAGTGCCAGGAAGCGTATGCTGCTGAAGCACGTTGGAACCACACCTTCGACACTCCTCAGGATCGTTTGAGTGTCGTGTTCAATTACAATAATTTCGGGTATGACGAAGATAACGAATATAAGAACGAGAAGCCGGAAACGGGCAAGATTATCGCTGAGGACAACTATTATGTCAATCAGAATAAGAATAATTATTACCTGTCTGCCGTTTACGGTAAACTTCTTGCCGATGATTGGCGCTTGAGGGTAGGATACATCGGGCGTTTTAAGGATGAGAGTTATCATGCTTTCGGGAATAAACTGGCTGCCGGAGAGTGGCAGTCCGACTTGCAAAAGGGAAATGAATATAACTTTAATCGCCGTACGAATTTGTTGCTGGCCGCTTTGGAAAAGAGGTGGAGCAGCTTCTATGCTGAAGTAGGCGTACAAGGCGAACTGAACTGGCAAAAGATAGATACGCGTTATCAGACCGACGATGTGCTTGAAAAGATCCCGATGGTCAAGAGCACTTCCCGTTTTCACCTCTTCCCCCGTTTGAAGTTCGGTTACCAGACGGATAAAGTTGGGGAGTTGGCTTTCAGCTACGTGCAACGCGTAATCAGACCTTATGGTAGTTACCTGAATGTGTTTACTGATCGTAGCGATGCTACGCATATTTGGAGAGGTAACCCGGATTTAAAAGACGAAATGATCCATTCGATCGAATTGTCTTATTCGTATGCTACTTCTGTCTTCCGGTTGTCACCGAGCTTTTATTACCGGAATAAGAGGAACCGTATCATGGATAAGGTGGAAAATGCGGGTGCAAGCGGGACGATCTGGACAAAGGAGAATATCGGCCATAGTCAGACGTTCGGTTTTGAACTGTCCGGAACCTGGCAGCCAGTTCGTATTTTGTCGATTGGCTTATCCGGCGATATCTACCGGGATGAGATTGATGGACGTACGATTGGTTATGACGAAAAGAAGTCAATGGTTTGCGGTGATATCAAAGGTTCTGTCAACATTAGTATCACCCCGACGACGGAGTTGCAACTTGATGGCTTTTACATTTCCGACCAGCTTACCCCTCAAGGAAAGATCGAGCACCGTTCCAGTGTCAATGCCGGTATCTCCCAATATTTCATGAACCGCAAGCTACGTGCCAACCTGAGTATCAATAATATTTTAGGTGGTCTCGAAGAAACAACGATCGTTGATACGAAAGACTTGCAAATGACCCAGATCCGCAATCGTGACGCTCAGGTGACTTGGGTGACGTTGACGTATAACTTGTAG
- a CDS encoding NAD(P)/FAD-dependent oxidoreductase gives MGFNIADTGKKRVVIIGGGFGGLKLANRLKGSNFQIVLIDKNNYHQFPPLLYQVASSGLESSSISFPFRKIFQKRKNFFFRLAEVRAIVREKNLVQTSIGELKYDYLIIASGTVTNFFGNEVIEKQALPMKTIEEALILRNTLLSNFEKATICTNPKEKQALMNIVIVGGGATGVEISGVLAEMKHFVLPKDYPDLKQSEMNIFLVEGSPHLLAAMSEEASVHAKSFLEGMGVKVILQKKVIDYKEGKVILDDGNSIETKTVVWVSGVTATQFEQIENKELGRGGRILVNEYNQLPGSQNVFAIGDVCLQTETNYPNGHPQVAQVAIQQGILLADNLKRLEKGETLKPFHYKNLGTLATVGRNKAVADLHKIKLHGFFAWLVWMGVHLRSILGVKNKIMVLIEWVWSYFTYDQSIRLILFIPKKKQNKQEE, from the coding sequence ATGGGGTTCAACATTGCAGACACAGGTAAGAAAAGAGTCGTTATCATTGGCGGGGGCTTTGGGGGATTAAAGCTTGCCAACAGACTTAAGGGTAGTAATTTCCAAATCGTATTGATTGACAAGAACAACTATCACCAGTTCCCGCCATTACTTTATCAGGTAGCCTCTTCCGGACTCGAATCGAGTTCCATATCTTTCCCTTTTCGCAAGATATTCCAAAAACGGAAAAACTTCTTTTTCCGGCTTGCCGAAGTGAGAGCGATCGTACGGGAAAAGAACCTTGTGCAGACCTCTATCGGCGAGTTGAAATATGACTACTTGATCATAGCTTCCGGCACAGTCACCAACTTCTTCGGAAATGAGGTTATCGAAAAACAGGCGCTGCCGATGAAGACCATCGAAGAGGCTCTTATCCTGCGTAACACGCTTCTTTCCAATTTCGAAAAAGCGACAATCTGTACCAACCCGAAAGAAAAGCAAGCCTTGATGAACATCGTTATCGTGGGAGGCGGTGCTACTGGTGTCGAAATATCGGGTGTTTTAGCGGAGATGAAACATTTCGTCCTCCCGAAAGATTATCCCGACCTAAAACAGTCGGAGATGAACATTTTTCTGGTGGAAGGTTCCCCTCACCTACTCGCCGCCATGTCGGAAGAAGCCTCCGTCCACGCAAAAAGTTTTCTGGAAGGAATGGGAGTAAAAGTCATACTGCAAAAGAAGGTCATCGATTACAAAGAGGGTAAAGTAATCCTCGATGACGGCAACTCCATCGAAACGAAAACAGTTGTCTGGGTCAGTGGTGTAACCGCTACCCAATTCGAACAGATAGAGAATAAAGAATTGGGACGAGGCGGACGCATTCTCGTCAACGAATATAACCAACTTCCTGGTTCCCAAAACGTCTTCGCCATCGGCGATGTCTGCCTGCAAACCGAAACCAACTATCCCAACGGACACCCTCAAGTGGCCCAGGTTGCCATTCAGCAAGGTATCCTGCTTGCCGATAACCTAAAACGCCTCGAAAAAGGCGAGACTTTAAAGCCATTCCACTATAAGAATCTCGGAACCCTGGCAACTGTCGGCCGCAACAAAGCGGTAGCCGATCTCCACAAAATAAAACTGCACGGTTTCTTCGCTTGGCTAGTGTGGATGGGTGTACATCTGCGTTCCATCTTAGGAGTAAAGAACAAGATCATGGTCCTGATCGAATGGGTGTGGAGCTACTTCACCTACGACCAGTCCATACGATTAATCCTGTTCATCCCGAAGAAGAAACAGAACAAACAGGAAGAATAA
- a CDS encoding Rossmann-fold NAD(P)-binding domain-containing protein, giving the protein MRNFTCVQDLGNLKQALAEAFEIKKDRYQFTELGKNKTLLMIFFNSSLRTRLSTQKAAMNLGMNTMVLDVNQGAWKLETERGVIMDGDKPEHLLEAVPVMGCYCDVIGVRSFARFESKEDDYNEKILNQFIQYSSRPVFSMEAATRHPLQSFADLITIEEYKKTDRPKVVMTWAPHPKSLPQAVPNSFAEWMNATDYEFVITHPEGYELDPKFVAGARVEYDQKKAFEGADFIYAKNWSAYADPNYGKVLNMDRNWTVDSEKMALTNNAYFMHCLPVRRNMIVTDDVIESPQSIVIPEAANREISAQTVLKKILMGLQ; this is encoded by the coding sequence ATGAGAAACTTCACTTGTGTACAGGATTTGGGCAACCTCAAGCAGGCGCTCGCCGAAGCTTTCGAGATTAAGAAAGACCGTTATCAGTTTACCGAGCTGGGCAAGAACAAAACGTTATTGATGATATTCTTCAACTCCAGCCTCCGGACCCGCCTCTCAACCCAGAAGGCAGCCATGAATTTAGGCATGAACACGATGGTGCTCGACGTGAACCAGGGTGCCTGGAAACTGGAAACCGAACGCGGTGTGATTATGGATGGCGACAAACCTGAACATCTCTTAGAGGCGGTTCCGGTCATGGGATGCTATTGCGACGTGATCGGCGTACGTTCATTCGCTCGTTTTGAAAGCAAGGAAGATGATTACAACGAAAAGATATTGAATCAGTTCATTCAATACTCCAGTCGTCCGGTATTCAGTATGGAAGCGGCTACCCGCCATCCGTTGCAGAGTTTTGCCGACCTGATCACCATCGAAGAGTATAAGAAGACAGACCGTCCGAAGGTCGTCATGACTTGGGCTCCGCATCCTAAATCGCTCCCACAAGCTGTTCCGAACAGTTTTGCCGAATGGATGAACGCAACAGATTATGAATTCGTGATTACCCACCCGGAAGGCTACGAACTGGACCCGAAATTCGTCGCGGGCGCCCGTGTGGAATACGACCAGAAAAAGGCATTCGAAGGCGCGGACTTCATCTACGCTAAAAACTGGTCGGCTTATGCAGATCCCAATTACGGCAAAGTTCTTAACATGGACCGCAACTGGACTGTCGATTCCGAAAAGATGGCACTGACCAATAATGCCTATTTCATGCACTGTCTGCCCGTCCGCCGCAACATGATCGTAACGGACGACGTAATCGAAAGCCCCCAAAGTATCGTAATTCCTGAAGCCGCCAACCGCGAAATCTCGGCACAGACGGTATTAAAGAAGATATTGATGGGATTGCAATAA
- a CDS encoding glutamate-5-semialdehyde dehydrogenase: MINELLQQTLAASRQLVMLDDVTINRILTDTASALLSHQTKVLTANAEDLQLMDPANPKYDRLKLTEERLAGIAGDMKNVASLPSPLGKLLSETTRPNSMVIRKITVPFGVIGVIYEARPNVTFDVFSLCLKSGNACVLKGGSDADSTNRALVAIIHNVLAKQGVNPAVCTLLPPDREATTELLNAVGLVDLIIPRGSSSLINFVRDHARVPVIETGAGICHIYFDKDGDKEKGREIVNNAKTRRVSVCNALDCLIVHHDRLDDLTYLCGKLSDSNVVIYADEPAFAVLSGHYPAALLQPATVDSFGTEFLDYKMAIRTVSSLDEALQHIARYSSKHSESIVSESTETIRHFQQMVDAACVYANVSTAFTDGAQFGFGAEIGISTQKLHARGPMALPELTTYKYIIEGDGQIRK; the protein is encoded by the coding sequence ATGATTAACGAATTATTGCAACAGACCCTTGCCGCTTCGCGCCAACTCGTCATGTTGGACGATGTCACCATCAACCGCATCCTTACAGACACGGCTTCGGCTTTGTTGTCGCACCAGACAAAAGTCTTGACCGCCAACGCCGAAGATTTGCAACTCATGGACCCGGCAAATCCGAAATACGATCGCTTGAAATTGACGGAAGAACGTCTCGCAGGTATTGCAGGAGATATGAAGAACGTCGCCTCTCTACCGTCACCTCTAGGAAAACTATTAAGCGAAACAACACGACCGAACAGTATGGTGATCCGGAAAATAACTGTCCCTTTCGGCGTGATCGGTGTCATCTACGAAGCACGCCCGAACGTCACCTTCGATGTTTTTTCTCTCTGCCTCAAAAGTGGAAATGCCTGCGTACTGAAGGGTGGTTCCGATGCTGATAGTACCAACCGTGCTTTAGTGGCGATCATCCATAACGTACTGGCAAAACAAGGCGTCAATCCGGCTGTTTGTACGCTCCTTCCGCCCGACCGCGAAGCGACGACTGAGCTGTTGAACGCCGTTGGCCTGGTGGACCTTATCATTCCGCGGGGCAGTAGTTCGCTGATCAATTTTGTCCGCGACCATGCCCGTGTGCCGGTTATCGAGACGGGAGCCGGTATCTGCCACATCTATTTCGACAAGGACGGCGACAAAGAAAAAGGACGCGAAATCGTCAACAATGCCAAGACACGTCGCGTCAGCGTCTGCAACGCTCTGGACTGCCTGATCGTCCATCACGACCGGTTAGACGACTTGACTTATCTGTGCGGCAAGCTGTCCGACAGCAACGTCGTTATCTATGCCGACGAACCGGCCTTTGCCGTTCTTTCAGGACACTATCCTGCCGCTTTACTTCAGCCGGCTACAGTAGACAGCTTCGGTACCGAGTTCTTAGACTACAAAATGGCGATCCGTACAGTCTCCTCCTTGGATGAAGCTCTGCAACATATCGCCCGCTACAGTTCGAAACACAGCGAAAGCATCGTCAGTGAATCGACAGAAACCATCCGCCATTTCCAACAAATGGTCGATGCCGCCTGCGTCTACGCCAATGTATCTACAGCTTTCACCGACGGGGCACAATTCGGATTCGGAGCTGAAATAGGTATCAGTACACAAAAGTTACATGCCCGAGGGCCAATGGCATTACCAGAGTTGACGACCTACAAGTACATCATCGAAGGAGACGGACAAATACGAAAGTAG